The proteins below come from a single Papaver somniferum cultivar HN1 chromosome 11, ASM357369v1, whole genome shotgun sequence genomic window:
- the LOC113324366 gene encoding uncharacterized protein LOC113324366 — protein MSTEKSLATTSKNVGNSKPNIDDEFFTKSSSPRKTHPKYVAILLTGSENEGEVQSVRPGSIIRLCLQRKEYPASPIDFKICQSPLRSFEKWMKFMISQDGVRANLTKAQIIGAVTASATLQFRNDTPGLITFVSRWCPDTHTAICRWGEMTISLESVAVLLNLPITGNLDITLSDDEEEIYATLLKKSEGFVRKDYETKCFYRWWVSEWFPDEPDSDLALDDTLHVAAFLALWLSRYIFDDDSGKKEIRRGLVKFVIKLAKGVVLRIGGLFLGSLYTHLDHLVVDMYA, from the coding sequence atgtcaacCGAGAAAAGTCTTGCTACTACCTCGAAAAACGTCGGAaactccaagccaaacatagatgatgaattttttacaaagtcttcttcACCTAGGAAAACTCATCCCAAATATGTGGCGATTCTTCTGACCggttcagaaaatgaaggagaggtcCAGTCGGTTCGGCCGGGGAGCATAATAAGATTATGCCtgcagaggaaagagtatcctgcttctccCATCGACTTCAAGATCTGTCAGAGTCCGTTGCGTTCTTTTGAGAAGTGGATGAAATTTATGATAAGTCAAGATGGTGTGAGGGCCAATTTGACCAAAGCGCAAATCATTGGAGCTGTCacggcttctgcaacacttcaattTAGGAATGACACCCCGGGCTTGATCACATTTGTCTCCAGATGGTGCCCAGATACTCATACCGCCATATGCAGATGGGGTGAAATGACCATCTCTTTAGAGAGTGTAgctgtcttgctgaaccttcccataacagggaatcttgacATCACATTATCcgacgatgaagaagaaatatatgCCACTCTTTTAAAGAAGTCAgaaggattcgttcggaaggaTTACGAGACGAAATGCTTCTATAgatggtgggtgtctgagtggttccctgatgagccggATTCCGACCTAGCTTTAGACGACACTCttcatgttgctgcatttttagcaCTGTGGCTGTCCAGATATATTTTTGATGACGACTCTGGTAAAAAGGAGATAAGGCGAGGGCTTGTTAAATTTGTCATCAAACTGGCGAAAGGCGTCGTTCTTcgtattggcggcttgtttcttggttctttgtATACCCATTTGGATCATTTGGTCGTGGATATGTATGCTTAG